A genomic stretch from Chitinophaga agri includes:
- a CDS encoding LytR/AlgR family response regulator transcription factor, whose translation MKIRCVITDDEPYARKGLQGYISQIDFLELVTVCESAVELNAFLKKEQVDLLFLDIEMPYLSGIELLKTLADPPRVIFTTAYEKYAMQGYELEVLDYLLKPVSFERFLRAANKAFDYFSLQEQAKPQQEYFFIKVDSKLEKVVVADILFAEGMENYITIYTRGRKMMTHLTLKMLQERLPADKFIQPHKSYIVAVDKIDAIEGTILTLAGYQVPVSRYQKEELMEKVLQNRILKR comes from the coding sequence ATGAAGATAAGATGCGTCATCACGGATGATGAACCCTATGCAAGAAAAGGATTACAGGGATATATCAGTCAGATAGATTTCCTGGAGCTGGTGACGGTGTGCGAAAGCGCCGTTGAGTTAAATGCCTTCCTCAAAAAGGAACAGGTGGACCTGCTATTCCTTGATATCGAGATGCCCTATCTTTCCGGCATTGAGTTACTGAAAACATTGGCAGATCCGCCCAGGGTTATCTTCACCACCGCATATGAAAAGTATGCGATGCAGGGCTACGAACTTGAAGTGCTGGACTATCTGCTAAAGCCCGTTTCTTTTGAGCGGTTCCTCCGTGCGGCTAATAAAGCATTTGATTATTTCAGTCTGCAGGAACAGGCAAAACCTCAGCAGGAGTACTTCTTTATTAAAGTCGATAGTAAACTCGAAAAGGTCGTTGTAGCGGATATCCTGTTTGCCGAAGGCATGGAAAATTACATTACTATCTATACCCGCGGGAGAAAGATGATGACACATCTTACACTCAAAATGCTTCAGGAAAGGTTACCGGCCGACAAGTTCATACAGCCCCACAAATCCTATATCGTGGCAGTTGATAAAATAGATGCGATAGAAGGCACTATACTGACCCTGGCAGGTTATCAGGTGCCCGTTTCCCGTTATCAGAAGGAGGAGCTGATGGAAAAAGTGCTGCAGAACAGGATACTGAAAAGATGA